The following is a genomic window from Haloarcula sp. DT43.
CGGATGCCGACCGGGGCGTCCGGTGGGTCGTCCATCCGTTCCTGTTCGACTGCGAGGCCCGCACGGTAACGACGAACGAGGAGACGACCGAGACCGCGTGGGTCCACCCGCCTGAGATACTGTCCCGGGAGACGGTCCCGCGGCTGTGGACCGCCTGGGACCGCGTTCGGCCCCGCGTCGCCACCGTCCGCGAGGACCGGACCCACGGCTCGGCGTGGCTGTCGCTCCGGGCGCTGGAGGTGCTCCGCGACGAGGCCGCCCTGGCGGAGGCCGGGCGGCGCGACGACCTGGAGACGGCCGAACGGGACGGCGACGACTGGGACGCCCTCGCCGCGCTCGCGGCCGAGATACGCGAGGTGCGCCCCTCGATGGTCGTCGTCGCCAACCGGGTCGACCGGGCGATGGCCGCCGTCAGCGACGAATCGCCGGCGGCGGTCGAGCGGGCCGCCACGGAGGCGCTGAACCACGCGGTGACCGCCGACCGCGTGGCCGCCGCCGTCGCCGCCGAGCGCGTCGGCGGCCGCCTCGCCACGCTCTCCCGTTCAGGGACCGTCCGTGCGGTGGTCGACGCCGCCGCGCCCGAGGCCGTACTCGTCGCCGAGTCGCGGCCCGGCGGTGAGGGCGTCGGCGTCGCCGAGGCGCTCGCCGACGACGTGGCGGTGACGCTGACCACCGACGCGGCCGTCGGCCACGAACTCGACGCCTGGAACGCCGACGCGCTCGTCGTGGGTGCTGACCGGGTCCTTCCGGACGGTCGGGTGGTCAACAAGGCCGGAACCCGCTCGACGGCGCTGTCGGCGGCCGCCGCGGACGCGGACTGCTACGCGGTGTGTGCGACGGACAAGATTGCGCCGCACGCGGCGTGGGACAGGGAGGAACGGGAGCCGCGGGAGGTGTACGACGGCGACGCGGACATCGCCGTGTCGAACCCGACCTTCGACGTGACGCCGGCCGCCGCGGTGACGGTCGTCACCGAGCGCGGCGCGTTAGCGGGGGACGACATCGCGGAGATAGCGGCGGCCCACCGGGCGCGGGGCGAGTGGGCCGAACGCGGGTGACGGAACCGCGCGACCCTCTCACTGCTCGTCCAGCACGACCGGGACGCCGGCCTCGGCCACGTCGGCGGCGAACTCGCGTGAGTCGGCTTCGAGGTTCGAGAAGGTGTTGTAGTGGACCGGGAGGACGAGGTCCGGGTCGATGGTCGCGGCCAGGGCGGCGGCCTCGTGGCGGTCCATCGTCGCCCGCGGGCCGATGGGCGGACACAGCAGCGAGACGTCGAGCGTCCGGTGGCCGGGCAGCACGTCCGAATCGCCGGGGTAGAACGCCCGGATCCCCTCGACGGCTATCATGAAGCCACAGCCGAAGCCCTCCGGGTGGTAGGGCGTGCCGTCGGGGAGCGTGTGCGGGCCGTCCGGCTCGTTGTACGCCGGCGTCGACCAGATGGGGACGTCGCCGACCGTCGTCTGCGATTTCATCCCGACCTCGACGACGTCGTACGGGAGCGAGGACAGCGGCGGGAGGTCCCGGTCGCCGACCCGTTCGTCGATGCCCTCGTAGGCGACGACTGTCGCGTCCTCGCTCGCGACCCGCTCGATGCCGTCGGGGTCGTAGTGGTGGACGTGTGTCACGCACACCACGTCGCCGTCCTCCGGTCGGTAGTCGCTGCTCGGCGGGTGGCCGATGCCGTCGCTGTGTGGCTCCCACTCGCCGGTGAGCACGCCGTACCGGCCCGGGTCGACGTACACGACCGTGTCGTCGCCGGCGAACCGGAGCGTGGCGTACCCCAGCCAGTCGACGGTCAGCCCGTCGTGTCGAACTGTCATTGGGGGTCCGTACGCGCTACACCCTGAATAAGCCCGCTACTCGCCGGCGTCGGCTCCCGGCAGAAGATATACCCGACCGCTCCCCGTCTGCCCGTCTGTGCGAAACTTCCACATCACGACGGTATGGGGGATTCCAATACGGGTCAATATCTCGCTGCTGGTCTTCCTGCCGGTGCTGGCCTGGATTATCGGCAGCGGGGCGCAGATAGCGGTATACGCGGGCATCGTGAGCACGCTGTCGGGCGTGCCCCTCGACCTCACGGTGCTGACCGCGGGACAGACGCCGTGGGTCATCGGGGCCGCCGCGGCCGTCGGCCTGTTCGTCAGCGTCGCCCTCCACGAACTCGGTCACGCCTGGGCGGCGATGCGCTACGGGCTCCGGGTCGAATCAATCACGCTCTGGATTCTCGGCGGCCTCGCTAGCCTCGAATCCATGCCCAAAGAGTGGAACCGTGAACTGGTCATCGCCCTGGCGGGCCCGGCCGTGAGCGTCCTCGTCGGCCTCGTCTGCTACGCCGCGCTCGTGGCCCTGCCGGCGAGCGCGCAACTGACGCTGTTCGTCGTCGGTTGGCTGGCCGTCACGAACCTCGTCCTGGCGGCGTTCAACATGCTCCCCTCGTTCCCGATGGACGGCGGCCGCGTCCTCCGGGCGCTGCTGGCGCGAAAGCGGCCCTACGCGACGGCGACCCGCATCGCCGCCCGCGTCGGCACCGGGTTCGCCGTCTTGTTCGCCGTCGTCGGAGTCCTGTCGTTTAGCCCGATGTTGCTGTTGCTCGCGCTGTTCGTCTACGGTGCCGCGTCGGGCGAGTCCCGCTCGGTCGCGCTGGCGGCGCTGCTCGACGGGATGACTGTCGAGGACGTGGCCAGTCCGCTCTCGGCGACTATCGAGGCCGACGCCACCGTCGAGGACCTCGTCGACCGGATGTTCGCCGACCGCCGGACGGAGTTCGCGGTCACGCGCGGCGGCGACGTGGTCGGCGTCGTCACCGTCGG
Proteins encoded in this region:
- a CDS encoding site-2 protease family protein, whose protein sequence is MRNFHITTVWGIPIRVNISLLVFLPVLAWIIGSGAQIAVYAGIVSTLSGVPLDLTVLTAGQTPWVIGAAAAVGLFVSVALHELGHAWAAMRYGLRVESITLWILGGLASLESMPKEWNRELVIALAGPAVSVLVGLVCYAALVALPASAQLTLFVVGWLAVTNLVLAAFNMLPSFPMDGGRVLRALLARKRPYATATRIAARVGTGFAVLFAVVGVLSFSPMLLLLALFVYGAASGESRSVALAALLDGMTVEDVASPLSATIEADATVEDLVDRMFADRRTEFAVTRGGDVVGVVTVGDFRELSTAEREADTVADLMETDLPRFPAAMAAFDALVALDTARATAAFVDGPEGTRVVSRDDFSSAMEMRRLVGSSEPF
- a CDS encoding NUDIX domain-containing protein, which gives rise to METRPVVTCFLRSEGEVLLLRRSDAVGSYRGQWGGVAGHVADDAGRDPETAARAEIDEETGLTGAATLVRQGDPFRVADADRGVRWVVHPFLFDCEARTVTTNEETTETAWVHPPEILSRETVPRLWTAWDRVRPRVATVREDRTHGSAWLSLRALEVLRDEAALAEAGRRDDLETAERDGDDWDALAALAAEIREVRPSMVVVANRVDRAMAAVSDESPAAVERAATEALNHAVTADRVAAAVAAERVGGRLATLSRSGTVRAVVDAAAPEAVLVAESRPGGEGVGVAEALADDVAVTLTTDAAVGHELDAWNADALVVGADRVLPDGRVVNKAGTRSTALSAAAADADCYAVCATDKIAPHAAWDREEREPREVYDGDADIAVSNPTFDVTPAAAVTVVTERGALAGDDIAEIAAAHRARGEWAERG
- a CDS encoding MBL fold metallo-hydrolase, translated to MTVRHDGLTVDWLGYATLRFAGDDTVVYVDPGRYGVLTGEWEPHSDGIGHPPSSDYRPEDGDVVCVTHVHHYDPDGIERVASEDATVVAYEGIDERVGDRDLPPLSSLPYDVVEVGMKSQTTVGDVPIWSTPAYNEPDGPHTLPDGTPYHPEGFGCGFMIAVEGIRAFYPGDSDVLPGHRTLDVSLLCPPIGPRATMDRHEAAALAATIDPDLVLPVHYNTFSNLEADSREFAADVAEAGVPVVLDEQ